In the genome of Lactuca sativa cultivar Salinas chromosome 3, Lsat_Salinas_v11, whole genome shotgun sequence, the window ttcttacggttgAGATTGATaggtagtgtgaggaactgactctgattccatcattcctagcccttgcaatattttattgaatgatgcttctggaagagctttggtaaagacgtcagccagttgatcagtggttcttacgaagtgaacttcgacattaccatcttccacatgatctttgatgaagtgatacctcagtgctatgtgtttggttttagagtgttgcactgggttatgacagatcctaattgcactttcagagtcacaatatagtgggatcttcttcatattgagtccatagtctcgaagttgactctggatccaaatcacttgtgatgtgcaggatgcagcagcaatatattccgcttcagcagtggacagcgacacacatgtttgtttcttggattgccagctgaccaatttcccatcaagaaattgacagccaccagttgtgcttttgcggttgagtccacatcctccaaggtcagcatcagaataggcttgaacgaagaagccagaattggatggataccacagacctaaggaggtggttcgcttgagatagcgtaggatgttctttactgccagcatgtgaggttcgcgtgggttagcctgaaatcgagcacaataacacacagaaaacatgatatcaggcctgctagcagttagatacatcaatgagcctatcatttgacgatagagcgtgatgtcgacagacGGTTTGTcaagagatggggtaagcttggtgccgaatgccattgggactttgacttttgagtctcccatcatgccaaacttcgctaggagagtctttgtgtaagcttcctgattaataaagatgccttcgggtccctgtctaatgtttaaaccaaggaaaaacttaataggacccattgagctcatttcaaacttagtctccatcaactttctgaattcagctgttaagctgggagtcgtggagccaaagatgatgtcatcgacatagatttgaactatcataaggtggttaccttcctttttgcgaaagaaggttgggtcaaccgaaccttgtttaaatttagacatctttaaaaatttagtgagcgtttcataccaggctctcggagcttgtttgagaccgtacacagctttatccagaatatagcaatgatttggatgtttttcgttcacgaaccccggaggttgctccacatacacagtttcttcgagttctccattgagaaatgcacacttgacgtccatttggaaaacctcaaagtttttgtgagcagcataggccataaatattctaacagattctagcctagctactggagcgaacgtttcttcgtagtctattccttcctcctgacagtatcccttgactaccagacgagccttgttccttatgacattaccttccttgtccattttgtttctaaaaacccatttaagaccaacaaccgaagcatctggaggcgttggaatgaggcgccagactttgttcctttcaaactcgttcagttcgtcttgcattgcttgaacccaatcagagtgatcgagggcagtattcactgtcttcggttcaacttttgatacgaatgagttaaacatacaaaactcaacctttgaaaataaggatgtctgttttgccttcagttgagatcgggtcagaaccttttcagatacatcactaactacttgagagatgggatgatctctggtccatttggtaagaggagggtaatttggatcgaaggttcgatctagttcagcgttgatcatctcttcgggctcagattggctatcgtcatctagcgtcatatcatcatgctccccctcaattgatgagtcttgagaaacaagAGGTTCATGGGTTTCTTggggtgctggattttcaggcgttgaagcatcTTCGCTTGGAGAGggatcttcggttggagaggtaccttcggttgttgaaggaccttcggttgaagtagtagagcttggctccccctggacttgtgagcttggctccccctcgacttgagtacttggctccccctcgactgacgcattgttggttggagattcatcagtgggcgattctccttcatgcattcttcttgcagcatcttcgaccatcttcttcatatgatctattttgttgtcggctgcacctgcttctgagagagaagctttttccggttcgtcaaagagatccagaaaattctcgtacatattggcgattgagactgtgacttgaccagattgaggaaagatttccctggcagtgtcatctatggcctgtagcttcttgacatagctatcgtcgaaggtcacatagtatgtctcttcaatccttcttgatcgtttgtttaggaccctgtacgccttggatgtgagtgagtaacccagaaagattccctcgtcagctttgacatcaaacttgtagcggtgttctttagagttaaagatgaaacaccttgagccaaacacatggaaaaatttcacgttgggttttctgttatttattatctcatatggtgtgagcgtgaatcgcttgttgagataggacctgttctgtgtataacaagcagcagaaatagcgtcagcccaaaaataaagaggtaaggaagcgaaacttaacatagttcgggcagcttcacacaaggatcggtttcgtctttcgactattccgttctgttgtggtgtgtagggagctgagaaattatgactgattcccttttctgcaagaaactcttcaaactctttgttcttgaattcgagaccattgtcgctcctgatgtttcgaacgacctttTTGAGCTGGACTtcgatttgcttgataaacaccttcaacttttgagtcgcttcagatttgagctttagaaagaacacccatgtaaatcgtgagaagtcatcaacgataacaagaatatacttgctaccaccgatgctttcgatagatgaaggaccacacaaatcgatatgaagcaattcaagtggttcaacaacttttgtgttaattatggatggatgactttgacgactctgctttcccatttcgcatgcagcacacaaatgctctctgtcaaactttagCAGTGGAaggcccctaacatgacctccagtgacaagtcggttgatatctttgaaattgagatgagagagtcttcggtgccacaaccagctttcgtcggattgagcttttgatagcagacatatggctaggtttcctttgatgggtttcatgttcagaggaaacatttcaccctttcgctctgacttcagaatcactttctttgtctttttctctatgatttcagaaccttcatcatcgaatgaaactttgagacctgtacctccaacaagctgagatacactgatgagattgtgttgaagtccttctacataggccaccttccttatggtaaaatcaccatttgttatcatactgtatccctttatggtgccgaaagagttatttccaaacttaatgtttccaccatttgtaagagatcggtattccctgagttcctctttcctccctgtcatgtgacgcgagcagccactgtcgatgtaccattcttcgtcaaactgctcgtcacttataacctgcaaaaattaagcagatttaggaacccaaagtttcttgggtccatgtgaggttttcatgggaacaggaatagtaaaagagatgtcaactagatatgttcgttttattagagttgtttcatctttctttttaatggtaaagacttttattttattgacATTAGGGATGTTcgttttggactcaggtttggattcatcgaccttttgctttcccttctgttcagcagatggatgaggtttttgagaaccaacggaattagcgttagagcaagatggagatgaatggttggaagtagaagaacgagaagaattaggaagagaggatttggatttggatggagatgtcttccttgctgatgactctaggtgacccttttgcttttgatcgttggtggggttaacctttgagtcttgttctcttttgacttctgggccgaacctctgcgttcggtttGAGTTgatcttggaaccgaacctttggtttcgattgaaatccttttcagaaccgaaccttgactttcggttggtattttcttgcgaaccgaaccttggctttcggttggtatcttcttgcgaaccgaaccttggctttcggttggtatcttcttgcgaaccgaaccttggctttcggttggaggaactttcaggctttcgtacaggattgttttcatacttcagattcttgtccttgtgtgaatagtatgcattctgggagtgccagaactgtttcctttcagaaaggtttttcctatatctttggttcctctctatcttcttatccaTCATCTGCttgggttgatgatgaacgttcgctttcgtttttgttgtcaccttggctggttccttttgaacttcaggagtttttctttgagccaaGGGAGTAgatggaatatctgaagaagattcagtttgtccTGAGGAAGTGGAGGGAgtttctgatgaagtttcactacaATCTGTAGGTGTTGAAGGAATATCTTCTTTTGCTAAAcgatcatcctcttgaggaatttctttcgtaccactggtgcttggttcactgaaattatcaggcttgttcaagggttcaggtatgtacctccctttcttcatccaggaggttctttcagaaagacctacggtttcgtttccattatcaataggagcttcccagaaatactcatcacaaccatcagcattgtcttcgttaacaatagctgtgagttcagctgtttgatgttcggttactccagtcaccttgtatacttgatttggagtggtcctgaccttttgatacacaacagccttttctactactttcggggacttttgttgggacaatctagcgaattccacagagttttcagaaataagatttttgtggttttcagtttcgcttttaacaaattctgagcagtcaaccgtatcctccacagaaatttcactcatgttttcgtcctcgttaagctcagatgcattttcaacatcgattttgttttctgagcttacgttggcgtttagagagtcaaatttttgcatggtttcggttctcagtttaagtctgtcattttcgtccaaaaggtttttgagcatgtccttgtggtctttggacttaatgaaggactcaattttgtccagtccatacatataggtcggattgacatcatcagacgatatcacactctcacaattgtaggcttcagcatcgatttcatcctccttaaattctaggaagggcaaaatcatgcgatggatcttttggcctatctcacaatccaagtgaagttgagtaatattagaatataaacgtttagctattaaacaaaaaacatttcgttgttttaacaatttcaaattgtctctctgcaaataaatgttttcgtctttaactttaactaattccgactcttttaactcaatccacattcgccgctcctcactcttcgacgccgccctgcttaattgatcagtcaggttagaattggtgactcgagtttgagttaagctactatctaaatgagaaattcttgtattaacaatttttagttctttctcataagaggatgatggtactttagatgaaataaaaacagattgtaccttctttatcagttcatcgagctcattgaactgttggctgagtggtttggccgtaaagcacatatcttcctgcaccttcggtccattgcttcctccatcggtgttgtatcccctcatttgagacacttcagtcaccatgaagcattttccaccactgctttcctccttagccacatatgcctttccatgagtaggcttcctcacttcttcgtcttctgagtcagtagaccaaacttcagtgctaccgaactcatcgtcattgaccgaaccctgcacaataagagcattaatagaagggttagcggtagacttcttctttttcaactcatccaatctcctctgcagcacagcttcctcatcatttccattgtccttttcagccatcttcttaagaacacagtccttagcgtagtggttcttgccaccacaatagaaacagcttactccggaatcgccatctgctttcggttcctttttgggctcctcagctttcggttcattgtttgctttttctgagctgtaactcccctgccaatttctgtttttgttgctggggaatctcttctttatgaacctcttaggattggataccatcatggcataatcctcagttgtgaggtcatattcttccaagttgagctcttcatcctccaccacagctttacttttagataggagggccaacgaaccaagactggagacaacattcttctcttgaaccacaatcttctcttgggactttagaatacccaccagtttcgccaaagaatatgatttaaactgttcatgggctttgactgtggaaacaactgctctccattcagatcgcagtccgttcaagaaagtaaccttttgttcgatgagcttcctttcaatgtcgtgtttgatcatcttgctgagaagatgattgaagcgatcaaacgtctgggtcacagtttcttcggccccttgcctgaattcaccaaattcagatagaagcaaggtttggatggaatgttcaagatcttcgtctgtggaatacagttcgcgaagtctatcccacacttccttcgctgtagtgcatgagctgaccagtctgaacgtgtcggactgaagggcgaatctgatcaaccttagtgccttaatattgcactggaatttgtctttttcatcttgtgcaatattcgtcacgtccttaagcagattgttgtactctttttgcgtcttaataactctggatgtcgtggaatgagaaaacggtccgttgatgatagcttcccatatgagaaaaccattgtcttccgatccaatcacatagtcttcaaaatgatgtgcccatacttcatagtcatgggtgtacaagattggaatctttgtcgtcgaaccgatgctgttggaaatattaatggggtttgattgcgtcgcgtccattatgatcgtaaaaacctgttcaaagatcagacttgtaataaagcagattagggcaaaacaataaatattaagatacgtcaattaagatgacggctcaataaatatcaatgattgcggaaaaaaccctaatggaaatctttttcacagaaaagatgtgtatcgattacacagcctcctgctctgataccaattgatgggattaaaacaacttttaatctaagaagatcgattagatcttgaacaagtaaatAAATACGAAACAGtaaaaaacgcaataataagaacaaacagcttgaatcaaacgtgtcgaatgattaaataaaatccttagaagagctcgattaagaacatcaattgtaaaggattagaagattacaagaacgattacagaaaaatattatactcttgatcaatcgctatttcgataatctctagaatcttgaatcttaacctaatatgcatgcaagcattaaacttatatacaatacataaaaggctctcggttggacaggcccaaacgggagaataaaaggctaatctagcgagcccaaaagacgcaacatcaaaactcttttcagcccaacagagtttttcaaattggtgcaattcctcatgcattgcatccacccagctaggttctattagagccatttctacattcttgggctgaatttgagaaataaagcaagagtacagacatgtattcacgtctccactctgacttctagttttaacTCCATCATCTAGCTGGCCAATgatgtttttgatgggttttagccataagaactttcctatgtgcgcatgcaaaaccctaatgcttggatctaggctttctaattaaacatgctttgaatccaagacttctaatgactatttaggaataaaaataatgttgaaacacatctagaatcatacctttgaattccttgttgatcttgttgtcttggagcttctagagtcacaattgtcactcctctaatggcttacaaacaccaaatagcaaggaggatgatttgggagagaggagaggggaggaattcggccagggcttctctactttaggtgaagtcccgaattccttatgccatagggtctatttatacttgtagactccttaagggttacaacctaaaccctaattggataatcttctctaaaggctatccaaatccattccttagataagtcttggacgatttgagctatcctttagctcctagaatccgtccaatccatatctatatggatttacagtctaaagtttaactatcaaacaattgacagtttataccctcttatttaattaatctctttaagtcaccaaattaattctatgactcatattaatcaaataaaaatattattattctttatattattctcataatatattaataatatttactctctcttaataaatcatcctatcaagttgctatggtgaaggcaacccaaaaggaccatgcacaaccgggtcaaatacttgcctaatatagttgcagccttagacaatATTCCAACagttttcgatcggatgatcgcatTGAACCCTAgaaggtatttcttggctgatgtcattgagagAAACATGAAGAGTTTGAATGTTGAGACCTCCTTCATTTCCTAGTTGAGCAGCACCAGAAGGTTCTGCGATATACTCATCTGcaataagatcaggaaagagtaattccataatggttgaagagacagcggaagcatcatttGGAATGAACTCTTTCTCTGTAGATATGTGAGGTGTCGTTTCAGCATCAGAAGAATCAGTATAGACTGATTGAGGACTCTCATGTTCCAAGAACGGCCCCCCTTGAGGAGTAGCAGAGGACTCTCCTGAAGATGTTGTagaagactccccctcaggtgcagcagaaggctccccctcagatgCAGTGGAAGGATCCCCCTCAGATGCAGCAGAAGATCCTCCCTTATGCGAGCCAGAGGACTCTCCCTCAAGTGAAGCTTTAGATTTCCCTTTCGATGAAGCAGAGGATTTAGATACAGGCTTGtacacaacttcttcgtcttcatcttcagagatacTCTTCCAGTGCGAATCAGTTCTAGATATATCACTTGAATAcacgtttaaggatttgaaaagtgatgtgtaatcaaacaaccaatccgtacccactctagcatctgtctcattttcttccaaccaacgcacgtcataagattcaacaatctgtttggttttcttattgtagactctatagGAAGTGCGAGTAGCATACCCTACAAAATAACAGTCATCGTCCTTGGCATTGAACTTAGGGTTGGCATCTAAGTGAaggagggtgcaaggacagccaaatacacggaaatgactaACTGATGGCTTGTGTCCATAGTAGATTTCATAAGGAGTTTTCATCTGAGCATTGTTGATAAGTactcgattctgaacataacaggcAGTGTTTATTGCCTCGGCCCAGAAGAAAACTGGCAGCTTTGAGTCACACAACATCGTTCTTGCAGTGTCTTTTAGCATTCTGTTCCGTCTTTCAGCGACACCATTTTGTTAAGGTGTATGAGCCGAACTAAATTGACGCATAATATCCTTTTCCGCGCAGAAATGATCGAGAACAGAATTCTTAAACTCTGTCCTGTtatcggtacgaagcgccttcacctgATTGTTGGTCTGGTTCTCAACTACTACTATGAAGTTCTTAACCAGTTCAGAAACTCCAACTTTGTTGGGTAGAAAGAAGACCCAcgtaaatcgagagaaatcatcaattacaACCAGACAGTAAGAGCTTTTGTTTATGCTGAGAACATTTACTGGACCAGACAAATCCATatgaagtaattgaagaacctGGCTAATTGAATTGACCTGTTTTGGGAAGTGCGGCTTTCTATGATGCTTTCTTTGAGCACACGACACACATTTCTCGAACGTAATGAAATCCTTTACGGGCAGCCCaaggaccatctcattcttcgcaagacgatttaggttcttggcgttagcatgacctaatcttcggtgccacagcatggcagtttgctcggagatcttggagaaaagacatgtaacttgttctggaagattgctattcatgtCAATGATATAGGCGTTCCCAACCCTTTTTGATTTTATGAGAATCcattcttctgggatgacaaagcTTGGCTttagaatcatgcattccttgtcagtgaaatgcgtagaatagcccttgtcacagatctgAGAAACGCTTAACAGACTATGTTTCAACTCGGGAGCAAAATTCACATTTTCGAAACTTAGACATATCCCCCATTGAAcgattgaatgttgtgcagttgggcgatATGTCCCATCATATGCCGGGAACAACCGTTGTCGacgaaccagggtctgacgacatttcccacaactgtccctgcaaaatgtgcgggtttaattagatttgggcacccaggtcatgatcttcctgggtgatcccgatgccttttcagatttatCACATTTAAAATTTTCTGAGGACATAAATGATGTATTGGGAGCAGGTTTGGGCAACcatttataattcggttttctaAGTGTCCTAGTTGATTTAGTCATTGAGTGTTTGACAATCTGCTCAAAATATGTGTGACTTCTACCAGAGTTGGTTGAAGACCCAGTGCTGCTTCATGACGAGCTTGACCTTGGCTTGGCTTTGCTCGTTTTCGGCAGACTGCCTGGGACAGGGtgattaaaaacctttttatgtctTTGAAAAACAGCCCGTTTTCTATTCCGTTCATCTGCCCAATCATCATTTTGAGAACGACTTCTAGAGGAgtttctatttaaagaccttcctctgaactcGTTCTCCCCTCTTGGAAGACTATAACTCACAAACATACGATttagacaatttctagcaatatgaccactagtgccacaattgaaacaaatctgcTTGTTATTTTTAGAACTTGTACTGcattgatcagatttgttttccctaCCAACACCCTTGCTTCTCTCATAAGAACAAGCAACattattaggttgtgaggcaagtgagggtgcgTTAGATGGGGAGGGCTGTGAGACTAGTGCTGTTTCAACATCTTTATCACAAACATtcaaattgtcaaccaaattgttcaaaaCTGTATCAGACATTTGACAACCATTTAAAATAGTATCAGAAGTAACAACCACGGTATCATGAGAAACAAAAATAGTATCAGAAGAATCAAAAACACCACAAGAACTATTCTcacttaaaacatttgaaaaagaattgtctttatttaaaatgaaaactttAGGTTTGGACTCAGTTTTATTatcagaaacacatccttcaacttcgtgctttgactgattcaaggattgatctgtaggagaagtagaaatgttagtactttcaacattaataaatcctcccaaaATAAAACTggagggcttgccataaaccataaatgattcattggcaatctcttctttggacaaaggcttggacacatatgaatgattgaaacGACGGGGTACATGATTGTACCCTATaccttttgattgattccttttaaactgcatgctttggtctatcatatttgcaaccacctcacttgagaaatcatattttctaacatcaagtttggcggtttcaaactttcctttcaaagattcaacttcagccactagctcagcattttgtttgactacataatcatagttttcacatttgttactggagtcttcctggagtctcctaaagtccttaattTTCGATTCCAATTGAGCTTTgagtggtttttgtcctttttcgaagttggtacccttcatatctaaggtcttctacgtctcttattaatttttcattaagttcacgaagaatcctaagattttctacttcattgcctaatgtctcaattttgtcATGTAAATTTTTTACATAATCGATACAAGACTGAGAGCATGATGGGATACTTACCTTGGACAAATTAGGTTCATGAGAGGAGGATACCATCAATGCAAACTGTAGCTCTATCACACTGTCTTCAGCTGCTACAATCCCTACTGGAACATCATCCCTTACCTGTGCCAGATGTGCGTTTTCTGGTCCAGATAAGTTgagagcttgtatttgatcatcccagtCGAAAGATTGcgcaaccatagccttttcattgtttgcttgaccactgctttggctgttcccaactgcaaccatcGTTCTGTCATTATTAACTCTTCTATCGGGATGTGGGCAATCACGaccaaaatgccctggctcgtggcaattgaaGCACCGAAGCTTTCCcttgttgaatccaaccttcttatcagcgctcattccccaattattcttccctgtctttttggcaaactgttttgccctaaacactgccatggcaatttgccatgtgatgtccatttcctcaacgtcctccggatggatttgatcaagatctgcaaaCGACAATTGAGGTGGAAGCTCCCCGGCTACAAGTGCATTCTAGCAATTTACTAGCCCTGCTGCAAAGACAAGATTTTCATCtccctcctttccttttgaaga includes:
- the LOC111903651 gene encoding uncharacterized protein LOC111903651; translated protein: MVAQSFDWDDQIQALNLSGPENAHLAQVRDDVPVGIVAAEDSVIELQFALMVSSSHEPNLSKSISEDEDEEVVYKPVSKSSASSKGKSKASLEGESSGSHKGGSSAASEGDPSTASEGEPSAAPEGESSTTSSGESSATPQGGPFLEHESPQSVYTDSSDAETTPHISTEKEFIPNDASAMSISQNLLVLLN